The nucleotide window CGATAGTATTGTAAATAATATGGAAGACGCTTCTATCTCATTGATAGATTTATTAGTAAAGTATAAAAAATAAAACTTAATATGAAAAGTAATAAAATTTTAAATATTTTAATTGCTGCAATAGCACTTATTGGTGGTTTTCTTTTCATAAGAGTTTTTATGGAAGATACAGATGCCATTGAAACAGATGTTGACGTAGCTAATAGCGTGGTTAGCCCATTAATCTATTATTCAACATATTTATTTTATGCTGCTGTAATAATTACAATAGGTTTATCGTTAATTAGTTTAGTAAGAAACCCAGAAAACTTAAAGAAAACTTTAGGAGGTTTGGCAATCTTAGGAGTTCTTTTACTTGTAGCTTATTTCTTATCAGACAGTGAAGCAGTTTATAATGCAGCTGGAGAAATAGAATCAGGAGGAGAAGAAGGCTCTGCAGTAAATAAATGGGTTGGAACAGGAATATGGTATAGTGTTATCTTAGGAGGTATTGCTAGTTTATTCTTTGTTTGGGACTTATTAAAAGGATTAGTAAAATCATAATATATGGCAAGAAGAGATAACCCAGAAATTAACGCAGGTTCTATGGCAGATATCGCTTTTCTGCTATTAATTTTCTTTTTAGTTACTACTACAATGAATGTAGATTCAGGTATCTCTAAGAAGTTATCAGAAAAGCCACCTATTGATTATGTACCACCTGTAATTAAGAAAAAGAACATATTTGAGGTAAATATTAACAGAAACAACGAACTACTTGTTGAAGGAGAACGTATGGATGTTAAAAACCTTAAAGATGAAGCTGTAAAGTTTATTGATAATGGTGGAGGTGTAGGAAATCCAGGAGAGGATGGAACACCAGGAAAAGCATGTGACTATTGTAAAGGAGAAAGAAGTGATGCTTCTTCAGATCATCCTAACAAAGCAATTATATCTGTTCAGAGTGATAGAGGTACTGATTATGGTACGTATATTGTAGTTCAAAATGAGCTTTTAAAAGCTTATACAGAATTAAGAAACAGATTAGCAAGAGAACGTTATGGAATGTCTTACCAAGAGTTAGAACAAGCTTTTGCTGACGCAAAGAAAAGTGCAGACCTATCTAGTCAAGTAGATAAATTGAGAAAAAAAGTTGAAGATATAAAAACAGCTTATCCTCAAATTATTTCTGATGCAGAACCAACTTCATAATTAATTTAAATTTAAAACAAAAGTATGTCTAAATTTAGAAAAAAGAAAAAAGGAATGCCAGCTGTAAACACAGCTGCTCTGCCAGATATCGTGTTTATGTTACTATTCTTTTTCATGGTTACAACAACTATGAGAGAAACTAATTTAGTAATTGAAAATCCAAGATTACCTGGAGCAACAGAAATTAAGAAGTTAGAAGATAAGAGTTTAGTAAGTACTATTTATATTGGTAAGTCTAAAGATCCAAATAGAGATGGTGTTGGTTATAACAAGATTCAGTTGAATGATAAAATTTCATCTGCAGATCAAGTACCAGCTTTTATTTTTAGCAAAAGAGATAAAATAGCTGAAGCTTTACACCCTTTTATGACAACGTCTATTAAGGCTGATAAAGAATCTAATGTAGGTACAATTATAGATGTTAGATTAAAATTAAGAGATGTAAATGCTCTTAAAATTAACTACTCTACAACTGCTGCAGCTCAGAATAATTAAAGACATTTAGTTATATAGATTAAGGGTTAATTCATTTGAATTAACCCTTTTTTACTGAAGTTATTTTAGTTTTTATACTGAAAAATGTATCTTTAAAATCCATTGTTAAAGAAATGAAAAACAACATACTTCTTTTATTATTACTTTTTATTACTCAAATCTGTGTAGCTCAAAAAGATTCATTGCAATTGGGTGATAAATATTCTGAAGATCATATATATGCTTCTATTTCTTATGCACAATTATTGAATCAGCCTACAGGAATTACAAGAAGTGGCTTTTCTTATTCACTTTCTTTTGGCTTTTTGAAAGATTTTACACTGAATAAAAATGGTAATGTAGCAATTGCATTAGGGGTGGGTTATGGTTATGATTTTTTTAATCATCAATTAAAAGTACAGGAAACTAATGGAAACACCATTTTTGATGCTGGTTTAGATTTAGAATCAAATAAATTTTCTGCTCATAATTTAGAGATTCCAATTGAATTAAGATGGAGAACATCAACAGCTAGAAAGTATGATTTCTGGAGAATATATTCAGGAATTAAGTTTTTATATAATTTTTCTAATAACTTTAATTACATAGATAACAGTGTATCATTTTCTTTTGATGATGTTACTAGCTTTCGAAAACTACAATATGGTTTAACTTTATCTGCAGGTTATGATGAGTTTAACTTTAATGTCTACTATAGTTTAACTCCACTTTTTGAAAATGCAACATTAAATGGAGAGGATATTAATAGTTCAGTCATAAAATTTGGACTGATATTCTATATTTTATAATATCCAATAAAGACCAAAAACGGAGCTAATTCCAATGAAAAAGCCTAAATAAACCTCTTTAGGTTGGTGTGCTTTTAAATGTAACCTTGAGCTTGCTAATAAACCACCAATTAAAAAATTGATAATGATTATCAGTAAATAAGAGGCATTATCAACAATGCTCAAAAGCATAAAAAAACCACAAGAAATACCTATTGACAAGAGATGAATACTAGATTTTATTTTAAAATATAAAAGGATATAGGTTAAGATTAATCCTATGGATGTTGCATAAAAAAGTAACGATAAGTCCTGCAGAGCATCTACATAGCTAAACAGGTTACCTAAGCCATAAAATAGAAGTAACATTAAACCCAATGGAATTCTTCTTTCTTTTTTAGATTCTAATTGATAGCTATTGATAAGATTAAATTTCTTTAATAAAATTAATAATAGCAGTGGTAAAATATAAGTAGCTCCAAATATCAAAATTAGAGTTACTAATTTTTGATTTCTTTCTATGGGTAAAGGAGATATTAAAAAGTAAATAATTACACCAACTGTAGGAATTACAATTGGATGAAATACAGTTGATATAATTTTATGAAATCGCACTAAATTTCTTTTCGTAAACGAGCAACAGGTAAATCTAATTGTTCTCTATATTTGGCTACTGTTCTCCTTGCAATTGGGTACCCCTTTTCTTTTAAGATCCCAGATAATTTTTCATCAGTTAGTGGTTTCTTCTTATTTTCCTCTGCAATAACTGTTTCTAAAATCTTCTTTATTTCTTTGGTTGATACATCTTCTCCTTGATCATTTTTCATAGATTCAGAGAAGAACTCCTTTATTAGTTTTGTACCATAAGGAGTAGATACATATTTACTGTTTGCAACCCTAGAAACTGTTGAAACATCCATATTAATTTTGTCTGCAATATCTTTTAGAATCATTGGTTTTAACTTGCGCTCATCACCAGTTAAAAAATAATCATATTGATAGTGCATAATAGTATTCATGGTAACCAATAAGGTTTGCTGACGCTGTTTAATAGCATCTATAAACCATTTTGCAGCATCTAATTTTTGTTTGATAAAGAACACTGCATCTTTCTGAGATTTGCTTTTAGAGTTAGATTCTTGATACCCTTTTAACATGTTATTGTATTCTCTAGAAACATGCAATTCAGGTGCATTTCTTGCATTTAAAGTTAAATCCAATTCACCATCAATAATTTTAATTGAAAAGTCAGGAACAATTTGTTCTGCTATTTTATTGTTACCTGCATAAGAACTTCCTGGTTTTGGATTTAATTTCGAAATTTCGCTATTTATTTCTTTCAGCTCTTCTTCAGAGATATTAAATTTTTCTTGAAGCTTTTTGTAGTGTTTTTTCACAAAATGATCAAAAGCATTTTCTAATACATCTATTGCTAAACTACGTACTTTATTAGATTCTTTTGTTTTTAGCTGTATAATTAGACATTCTTTTAAATCTCTTGCACCAACTCCTGTAGGATCTAAAGTATGGATGACTTTTTTTAATACTTCAACAACTTTTTCTTCTGTTGTAAATACGTTTGCAGTAAAAGCCAAATCATCTACTAAATCTATAATTTCTCTTCTAATGTAGCCACTGTCATCAATACTACCCACTAAAAAATCTGCTATGGCTCTTTCTTCTTCATCTAAATTAAAGGTGTTTAATTGATTTACTAAAGATTGGTGAAAAGATGTGCCAGCTGCATAAGGCACATTTTTTTCCTCATCATCAGAAGAATAGTTATTGGCTTGAGTTTTATAGTTTGGTATTTCATCATCACTCAAATATTCATCAATATTAATATCTTCTGCCTCTATTTTTTCATTTCCTGCATCTTCATATTCATTCGAAAAATCATCATCAGCATCAGAATTATCTTTTCCAGTATCTAAAGCAGGGTTTTCTTCAATTTCTTGTTTAAGTCTTTCTTCAAATGCTTGTGTAGGCAATTGAATTAATTTCATCAACTGAATTTGTTGAGGAGATAATTTTTGTAAGAGTTTATATTGTAAACTTTGTTTTAGCATATACACAAATATAACAAATCGTGTAAAATAAAATCGCCATTCTTTTAGGAATGACGATTGAATATCTTGTAGAATTTAGTTTCTTAAAATTCTGCGTTTTGTGGTGTTCTAGGAAATGGAATTACATCTCTAATATTACTCATACCAGTTGCGAATTGTACTAATCTTTCAAATCCAAGTCCAAACCCAGAATGAACAGCAGTTCCATATTTACGTAAATCTAAATACCACCATAATTCTTTTTCTTCAATATCTAGGGCTTTCATTTTTTCTACTAAAACATCAAAGCGTTCTTCTCTTTGAGAACCACCAACAATTTCTCCAATTCCAGGAAAAAGAACATCCATAGCTCTTA belongs to Polaribacter dokdonensis and includes:
- a CDS encoding ExbD/TolR family protein — its product is MARRDNPEINAGSMADIAFLLLIFFLVTTTMNVDSGISKKLSEKPPIDYVPPVIKKKNIFEVNINRNNELLVEGERMDVKNLKDEAVKFIDNGGGVGNPGEDGTPGKACDYCKGERSDASSDHPNKAIISVQSDRGTDYGTYIVVQNELLKAYTELRNRLARERYGMSYQELEQAFADAKKSADLSSQVDKLRKKVEDIKTAYPQIISDAEPTS
- a CDS encoding porin family protein, coding for MKNNILLLLLLFITQICVAQKDSLQLGDKYSEDHIYASISYAQLLNQPTGITRSGFSYSLSFGFLKDFTLNKNGNVAIALGVGYGYDFFNHQLKVQETNGNTIFDAGLDLESNKFSAHNLEIPIELRWRTSTARKYDFWRIYSGIKFLYNFSNNFNYIDNSVSFSFDDVTSFRKLQYGLTLSAGYDEFNFNVYYSLTPLFENATLNGEDINSSVIKFGLIFYIL
- a CDS encoding ExbD/TolR family protein, which encodes MSKFRKKKKGMPAVNTAALPDIVFMLLFFFMVTTTMRETNLVIENPRLPGATEIKKLEDKSLVSTIYIGKSKDPNRDGVGYNKIQLNDKISSADQVPAFIFSKRDKIAEALHPFMTTSIKADKESNVGTIIDVRLKLRDVNALKINYSTTAAAQNN
- the rpoN gene encoding RNA polymerase factor sigma-54, which produces MLKQSLQYKLLQKLSPQQIQLMKLIQLPTQAFEERLKQEIEENPALDTGKDNSDADDDFSNEYEDAGNEKIEAEDINIDEYLSDDEIPNYKTQANNYSSDDEEKNVPYAAGTSFHQSLVNQLNTFNLDEEERAIADFLVGSIDDSGYIRREIIDLVDDLAFTANVFTTEEKVVEVLKKVIHTLDPTGVGARDLKECLIIQLKTKESNKVRSLAIDVLENAFDHFVKKHYKKLQEKFNISEEELKEINSEISKLNPKPGSSYAGNNKIAEQIVPDFSIKIIDGELDLTLNARNAPELHVSREYNNMLKGYQESNSKSKSQKDAVFFIKQKLDAAKWFIDAIKQRQQTLLVTMNTIMHYQYDYFLTGDERKLKPMILKDIADKINMDVSTVSRVANSKYVSTPYGTKLIKEFFSESMKNDQGEDVSTKEIKKILETVIAEENKKKPLTDEKLSGILKEKGYPIARRTVAKYREQLDLPVARLRKEI